In the genome of Arachis stenosperma cultivar V10309 chromosome 2, arast.V10309.gnm1.PFL2, whole genome shotgun sequence, the window ATCTAATGAATAGGTGGTCTGATAACAGGCAAAGTATAGTAACATATGCCGGAGAAATATTGccaaaaataaacaagaaaattGAAAGGGAGTTTGATAAGGGTGGGGAGTGGCTGGCCATATATGCTGGTAGGGACAAATATGAAGTGTCTAGCAGTCAGGGTAATAGAGCCAAGTTTGTTGTGGACTTAAACTTACATGAGTGCTCCTGTAGAAAATTTCAACTAACAGGTTACCCTTGTGAGCATGCCATGAGCTGCATTAGGAAAATGTGTCTAGATGTTAAGAACTATGTCAACAAGTGTTATAGGAAAGAGACCTACGTGGACTGCTACCAACATGTAATCTACCCATTGAATGGACCAAATCTCTGGTCCCGGACTGAGAATGATGATGTGCTGCCACCAGTGTTTAGGAAACCAATAGGACGCCCAAAACTGAGGAGGAACAAGACTGGTGATGAGCCACGCAACAATGGACCACTGTCTAAGTTAGCCAGGAATGGACAGCAACAAAAATGTTCATATTGTTTTGCACTTGGTCACAACAAAAGAACCTGCCCTAGAAAACGTAAGATGGAGGCCGCAGCAAATAAGGTAAAGTTGTTATTGTCAATTTGATTTGAATTCCTTACATGTGAATGTTTATACTGTCCCATTAACCCAATTTGTTGTTACTGTTTATAGCAGAATGCAACTGCACAATCCAAGAAAGGGGCCAAGAAAGGGGCTGGCACAACTAGGACTCCAAAACCCAACAAGATCCCTGCCAAGACAACAACACAGCCAGCAACAAGAGTTCATCCAAAGAGGAAGAGCAGTACACAAGTTGGAGGAAGCCAGGAGTCACAGACATCATCCAAGAGAGCTAGATGCAGCAGCAGTGTCAGTCAACCACAACCATCAACAGCAACAGTCACTAGCCCATCTAGGAGGACCCTGAGGTTCATGGCAAAAACACCACCTATGGCCTGGAAGGCATTGGGATGAAGAACATAGTAGATTTTAGTGATTCCATCTGTTTTGTAATGAATCTGTCAATGACCAAGGGCTAATGTCCATGTGATACTTTAGACACCCTACTTTAAGACTACTACTATCATGTTAATCTCTTTTGTGTTGTTACCTTTTCATGGTTGTATTTAAGGCTTGTTTGGATATTGTTATGGTTAAGAGAAGCTACTTTAAGACTTCTCCATTATCTAATGAATTACATGAATTTTCAGCAGCAAAGTTATGTGAATTGACAAATTAAGCCTTGTTTTTATTAGTAGATGAAACTGAAATAAACTTGTACAGAGCCAAATAATGTATGTCACAATACAGGAACTCATTGCTATTCATTTCAATCAAAAACCTTACAATGTTTACAGCAAATGGCTTTACAGACACAGccacaaaaaaatttcattctCTTTACATTACTGTTATCACCCAACTGTATGTCAATTTTTTCAATCCCTAAACAATTGACATTCCCTACAAACTAGGAGACAACAACAGAATggcaaaaataaacaaaatgcTAACCCCCTAAACCTCAATTGAGTCGATCACATAGCAGCAGCCCAGCCAGTGTCCATCCAAGAATTCCAACACCAAGTGCCAATGCAAACTTCCTTTCAGCTTTCTGCAGTTCTTCTTTCAACGAGCTTGCTTTGTTCTTCAGTCTTTGAATTTGTGGATCTTGTCCTTCAGGCTCTGCCCAAGCAAAATAATCGCATCCATCTCCTATCTGTTCTCAACCAAACCAACACGAACACACCAGCACGAACACACCAAACACTTCAGATCCTTCAAACACTAACACCCAATGCTATTTTCAAACAGGAGACAGAAAAGATGAGACTCACCTGAAAGTTGACGCAGCCCCAGAATCTTCTTCCTGGGTTCTCCGCTGTAGATGACGTGCGCAATACCGGTCTCTCTCCACAGAAGCAAGTCCTCCTTCTCCCACGACTCTTGGTGCTGCTACGCGAACCTTGGGAGGACGACTGGG includes:
- the LOC130960794 gene encoding uncharacterized protein LOC130960794; amino-acid sequence: MATQSSSQGSRSSTKSRGRRRTCFCGERPVLRTSSTAENPGRRFWGCVNFQIGDGCDYFAWAEPEGQDPQIQRLKNKASSLKEELQKAERKFALALGVGILGWTLAGLLLCDRLN